The following are from one region of the Bradyrhizobium septentrionale genome:
- a CDS encoding NAD-dependent epimerase/dehydratase family protein has product MIVWVTGANGFIGRHLVHELAATGHEVHGVGHGALDAAEARRLGLQSWINGEIDAANLNTLAAAHGLPTQVFHLAGGSSVGVSIERPFEDFSRTVASTARLLEWLRGSAPDCAVIAASSAAVYGADHIGPIAESVVPAPMSPYGQHKLMMEQLCRSYARSFGLGCTVVRLFSVFGPNLRKQLLWDICSRLKAGEQVLTLGGTGNEIRDWTDVRDVVRLLAGLAEASPQQTFRIINGGSGQGTSVADIAAGLIGQWGSNTVVRHSGVSRPGDPVSLLADDAMLRQIGFDWRIPLAQGLADYVTWFKGQAS; this is encoded by the coding sequence ATGATCGTCTGGGTCACCGGCGCCAACGGGTTCATCGGCCGCCATCTCGTGCATGAATTGGCTGCGACGGGCCATGAGGTGCATGGCGTCGGGCACGGGGCACTCGATGCAGCGGAAGCCCGGCGCCTTGGTTTGCAGAGCTGGATCAACGGTGAGATTGACGCGGCCAATCTCAACACGCTTGCCGCTGCGCATGGGTTGCCGACGCAGGTCTTTCATCTGGCCGGTGGATCATCCGTCGGCGTCTCGATCGAGCGGCCGTTCGAGGATTTTTCGCGGACCGTCGCCAGCACAGCGCGGCTGCTCGAATGGCTGCGCGGATCCGCGCCGGATTGCGCAGTGATCGCCGCGTCGAGTGCGGCCGTTTATGGCGCCGACCATATCGGCCCGATCGCTGAAAGTGTCGTGCCGGCTCCGATGTCGCCCTATGGGCAGCACAAGCTCATGATGGAGCAATTGTGCCGGAGCTACGCGCGGTCGTTCGGCCTCGGTTGCACCGTCGTACGGCTGTTCTCGGTCTTTGGTCCCAACCTCCGCAAACAATTGCTCTGGGACATCTGCTCGCGGCTGAAGGCCGGGGAGCAGGTGCTCACCCTCGGCGGGACGGGTAACGAGATACGCGACTGGACCGACGTTCGCGACGTCGTCCGACTGCTTGCCGGCCTCGCGGAAGCGTCGCCGCAGCAGACTTTCCGAATCATCAACGGCGGTTCGGGCCAAGGGACGAGCGTTGCCGACATCGCCGCCGGCCTGATCGGGCAGTGGGGCAGCAACACCGTCGTGCGACACTCAGGAGTAAGCCGGCCTGGCGATCCCGTGAGCCTGCTGGCGGACGATGCGATGTTGCGCCAAATCGGGTTCGATTGGCGCATTCCGCTTGCTCAGGGCCTTGCCGACTACGTGACGTGGTTCAAGGGGCAAGCTTCGTGA
- a CDS encoding class I SAM-dependent methyltransferase, with amino-acid sequence MSGERKFTTWEEAVVWLRNQPDQRQLVLDAFYDDPLIGAAERYFQSSEWQAVAALLAGRTGAALDVGAGRGIASYALARSGFAVTALEPDHSAIVGAAAIRELAAQTQLPIRVVEEFSERLPFADAIFDLVFARAVLHHTRDLEGACREMFRVLRPGGMLIAAREHVITKEADLPQFLAQHPLHHLYGGEHAFLLDRYTGALTAAGFSAIDTLAPLQSPINLFPYTLDTLRAAIVTKLTQKVPVAPLWRTALASRQVFVSLLSMAERFDNRPGRLYSFVCHKA; translated from the coding sequence ATGAGCGGTGAGCGCAAGTTTACTACCTGGGAGGAAGCAGTGGTCTGGCTGCGCAATCAGCCGGACCAGCGCCAGCTCGTGCTCGACGCGTTTTACGACGATCCGCTGATCGGCGCTGCCGAGCGTTATTTCCAGAGCTCCGAGTGGCAGGCGGTTGCCGCGCTGCTGGCGGGCCGGACTGGTGCCGCGCTCGACGTTGGTGCCGGCCGCGGCATCGCGAGCTACGCGCTCGCTCGAAGCGGCTTTGCCGTGACTGCGCTCGAGCCGGATCACAGCGCGATCGTGGGTGCGGCGGCGATCCGCGAGCTGGCGGCGCAGACGCAATTGCCAATCCGGGTGGTCGAAGAGTTTTCCGAGCGGCTGCCGTTCGCCGATGCGATCTTCGATCTGGTCTTCGCCCGTGCCGTGCTGCACCATACGCGCGATCTCGAAGGTGCATGCCGGGAGATGTTCCGCGTGTTGCGGCCCGGCGGCATGCTGATCGCGGCGCGCGAACATGTCATCACCAAGGAGGCCGATCTTCCGCAGTTCCTTGCGCAGCATCCGCTGCATCATCTTTACGGCGGCGAGCATGCCTTCCTGCTCGATCGCTACACCGGCGCGCTGACCGCCGCGGGATTTTCCGCGATTGACACGCTGGCGCCGCTGCAAAGCCCGATCAACCTGTTTCCCTATACGCTGGACACGCTGAGAGCAGCGATCGTGACCAAGTTGACGCAAAAGGTTCCGGTGGCGCCGCTGTGGCGAACCGCGCTTGCGTCACGCCAGGTCTTCGTCTCACTGCTGTCGATGGCCGAACGTTTCGACAATCGACCTGGCCGGCTCTACTCCTTCGTCTGTCACAAGGCCTGA
- a CDS encoding acyltransferase produces the protein MNLDFLIQRLTGRNFDYLVQRLIGRATCRLQDGAVLGTSARVKNIVGDTDRIVVGSHSRILGELMTFAHGGEVRIGEWCYVGEGTRIWSAVSIEIGDRVLISHSANVFDSLTHPLRAAERHQQVKQIFTRGHPRDISLDERPVRICDDAWIGAGAMVLRGVTVGQGAVVAAGAVVTRDVPPFSIVAGNPAVLVRELGPDER, from the coding sequence ATGAATCTCGATTTCCTGATCCAGCGATTAACCGGCCGCAATTTCGACTATCTCGTCCAGCGGTTGATCGGCCGTGCCACCTGCCGGCTGCAGGACGGAGCGGTGCTTGGCACTAGCGCGAGAGTTAAGAACATCGTCGGCGACACCGACAGGATCGTGGTTGGAAGCCACAGCCGGATTCTCGGAGAGCTTATGACGTTCGCTCATGGCGGTGAGGTGCGGATCGGCGAGTGGTGCTATGTTGGAGAGGGGACACGGATCTGGTCCGCGGTGTCCATCGAAATCGGAGACCGTGTTCTCATCTCGCATTCGGCGAACGTCTTCGACAGCCTCACGCATCCGCTGCGCGCAGCGGAGCGGCATCAGCAAGTCAAACAGATTTTCACGCGCGGCCATCCGCGCGACATCTCGCTTGACGAGCGTCCTGTCCGGATTTGCGATGATGCCTGGATTGGGGCCGGTGCAATGGTTTTGCGCGGCGTCACGGTGGGGCAGGGCGCCGTTGTCGCGGCCGGTGCGGTCGTGACTAGGGATGTTCCGCCGTTTTCGATCGTCGCGGGAAATCCGGCCGTCCTGGTGAGGGAGCTTGGCCCCGATGAGCGGTGA
- a CDS encoding glycosyltransferase — translation MRLFQNSGLYPSYLPRLNQLAAKASTFAARRDVFLHDRFGAAHFLKPVLDGAPETFFTNGDDEVLQRRWAHEHGIKGTPTLEAILLAQIEHHGTEVFYNLDPVRYPSAFVAKLPGCVKKTLCWRAAPSGNADLTAYGAVLGNFPSILEAWRSKGCRAELFYPAVDPVMEQYGHGERPIDVAFVGGYSRHHSARGRALEQVAALAADRNIVFRLDASRLTRLAESPVGRLLPLGKHRRPEAIARIARLPLFGRDLYELFGSAKIVLNGAIDMAGNDRGNMRCFEAMGCGSLLVSDAGNYPEGMEDGVTMRTYDAAERATEVISSSLQDWPHWAGIAVAGRRRVQETYSKASQWAQFIDLVARIGPC, via the coding sequence ATGCGTCTGTTCCAGAACAGCGGTCTCTATCCGTCCTATCTGCCGCGGCTGAACCAGCTCGCGGCAAAGGCATCGACCTTCGCGGCGCGGCGCGACGTGTTCCTGCACGATCGCTTTGGCGCGGCGCATTTCCTCAAGCCGGTGCTCGACGGCGCACCCGAAACCTTCTTCACCAACGGCGACGACGAAGTGCTGCAGCGCCGATGGGCGCATGAGCACGGCATCAAGGGGACGCCGACGCTCGAGGCAATCCTGCTTGCGCAGATCGAGCATCACGGAACCGAGGTGTTCTACAATCTCGATCCGGTGCGCTATCCGAGCGCGTTCGTCGCAAAGCTTCCCGGCTGCGTGAAGAAGACATTGTGCTGGCGCGCGGCACCCTCCGGAAATGCCGACCTGACCGCCTATGGCGCGGTGCTTGGAAACTTCCCTTCGATCCTCGAAGCCTGGCGCAGCAAGGGGTGCCGCGCGGAGCTGTTCTACCCCGCGGTCGATCCGGTGATGGAGCAATACGGCCACGGCGAACGGCCGATCGACGTGGCGTTTGTCGGTGGATATTCGCGGCACCACAGCGCGCGGGGCAGGGCCCTTGAACAGGTCGCGGCGCTGGCGGCTGATCGCAACATCGTGTTCCGCCTCGATGCGTCGCGGCTGACGCGGCTCGCCGAAAGCCCGGTCGGACGATTATTGCCGCTGGGGAAGCACCGGCGTCCCGAAGCCATCGCGCGGATCGCGAGGTTGCCGCTGTTCGGCAGGGACCTCTACGAGTTGTTCGGATCGGCGAAGATCGTGCTCAACGGCGCAATCGACATGGCCGGCAACGATCGCGGCAACATGCGCTGCTTCGAGGCGATGGGCTGCGGGTCGCTGCTCGTGTCGGACGCCGGCAATTATCCGGAGGGGATGGAGGATGGCGTCACGATGCGCACCTACGACGCTGCTGAAAGGGCCACCGAGGTAATTTCAAGCAGCCTGCAGGATTGGCCACATTGGGCTGGGATCGCCGTAGCCGGTAGGAGGCGCGTGCAGGAGACCTACAGCAAGGCCTCGCAATGGGCACAGTTTATCGATCTCGTCGCGCGGATTGGGCCGTGCTAG
- the asnB gene encoding asparagine synthase (glutamine-hydrolyzing) codes for MCGIAGIVNLRGSAVEPAEISRLTSLIAHRGPFGEGIWFNAKRNLAFGHRRLAIIDPGEGGYQPMQSGDGRHVIVYNGEIYNFLELRRELEAKGAVFRSQSDTEVILAAWQAWGEDMLLRFNGMWALAIYDTATDDLFLARDRFGIKPMLYALSSERFVFASEQRALARSGLIETSLDIDVARRLLLDPFGIEGSERTLFAQLRRLQGGHCMWLRQGKVQVRRWWRTVDHLPDVPASEAERVARFRELFQDSVALRMRSDVPIGTCLSGGFDSSAVICTMSAHEKAGMGPRDSTAWRHAFVATFPGDSNDERPMAEEAAAWAEVAPSFLEIGRSDALTDIDRILDDNDDVYIGLPSAPWLIYRELRRQNVTVSLDGHGADELMGAYMQEGQSTAFRIRNAAAALTSRSKLAQRGIDFLRAQMIRRQGYYFLRGGAAAMPAPLRLVAEDDEMPGAWGALNRRLYRMFHSTTLPTILRNFDRLSMAHGIEVRMPFMDWRLVTYTMALPETSKSADGMTKVVARQAMANLMPESIRTARRKVGFNSPMPEWLNGPLAGWTTELLDRKVPAFAEFVDEVPLRKAVGRLTASQSWGWESVGRIWPYLNMKWMLARSA; via the coding sequence ATGTGTGGTATCGCAGGCATCGTCAATCTGCGCGGCTCCGCCGTGGAGCCGGCCGAGATCTCGCGGCTCACCAGTCTGATCGCGCATCGCGGTCCGTTCGGCGAGGGCATCTGGTTCAACGCCAAGCGAAACCTCGCCTTCGGCCATCGCCGGCTCGCCATCATCGATCCCGGCGAGGGCGGCTATCAGCCGATGCAATCAGGCGATGGCCGCCATGTGATCGTCTACAATGGCGAGATCTATAACTTCCTCGAATTGCGCCGCGAGCTCGAGGCGAAGGGCGCGGTGTTCCGCAGCCAGTCCGATACCGAAGTGATCCTTGCCGCCTGGCAGGCGTGGGGCGAGGACATGCTGCTGCGCTTCAACGGCATGTGGGCGCTGGCGATCTACGACACCGCCACGGATGATCTGTTCCTTGCGCGCGACCGTTTCGGCATCAAGCCGATGCTCTATGCGCTGTCGTCCGAGCGGTTCGTGTTCGCGTCCGAGCAGCGGGCGCTGGCGCGGAGCGGACTGATCGAGACATCGCTCGACATCGATGTGGCGCGGCGGCTGTTGCTTGATCCGTTCGGGATCGAAGGCAGCGAGCGGACCCTGTTCGCGCAACTGCGCCGCCTGCAGGGCGGCCACTGCATGTGGCTGCGCCAGGGCAAGGTGCAGGTGCGCCGCTGGTGGCGGACCGTGGATCACCTGCCTGATGTCCCGGCTAGCGAGGCCGAACGCGTGGCGCGCTTTCGCGAACTGTTTCAGGATTCCGTGGCCTTGCGCATGCGCAGCGACGTTCCGATCGGGACTTGCCTGTCCGGCGGCTTCGACTCGTCCGCGGTGATCTGCACCATGTCGGCGCATGAGAAGGCCGGCATGGGGCCGCGCGACAGCACCGCCTGGCGGCACGCCTTTGTCGCGACCTTTCCCGGCGACAGCAACGACGAGCGGCCGATGGCGGAGGAAGCGGCCGCGTGGGCCGAGGTGGCGCCGAGCTTTCTCGAGATCGGCCGCTCTGATGCGCTCACCGACATCGACCGGATCCTCGACGACAATGACGACGTCTATATTGGGCTGCCGAGCGCGCCGTGGCTGATCTATCGCGAACTCCGGCGCCAGAACGTCACCGTGTCGCTTGACGGCCACGGCGCGGATGAATTGATGGGCGCCTACATGCAGGAGGGGCAGTCGACCGCATTCCGGATCCGGAACGCAGCGGCCGCGCTCACGTCACGATCGAAGCTGGCGCAGCGCGGCATCGATTTCTTGCGGGCGCAGATGATCAGGCGGCAGGGGTATTACTTCCTGCGCGGCGGCGCGGCGGCGATGCCCGCACCGTTGCGGCTGGTCGCCGAGGATGACGAAATGCCGGGCGCGTGGGGGGCGCTGAACCGGCGCCTCTACCGCATGTTTCACTCGACCACGTTGCCCACCATTCTTCGCAATTTCGACCGGCTCTCGATGGCGCACGGGATCGAGGTCCGGATGCCGTTCATGGACTGGCGGCTGGTCACCTACACGATGGCGCTGCCGGAAACGAGCAAATCGGCCGACGGCATGACCAAGGTGGTGGCGCGGCAGGCGATGGCAAACCTGATGCCCGAGAGCATCCGCACCGCGCGCCGCAAGGTCGGATTCAATTCGCCGATGCCGGAATGGCTGAACGGTCCGTTGGCCGGCTGGACCACAGAGCTGCTCGATCGGAAGGTCCCGGCATTTGCCGAGTTCGTCGACGAGGTGCCGCTTCGAAAGGCGGTCGGCCGCTTGACGGCATCGCAAAGCTGGGGTTGGGAATCCGTCGGCCGGATCTGGCCGTATCTGAACATGAAATGGATGTTGGCGAGGTCCGCGTAA
- a CDS encoding lipopolysaccharide biosynthesis protein: MAVKKGPSHLLGNSAWNATAFAVAVLLNLAILPFVIFRLGLAAFGVAGLVTACVAPALMFSNALGLSTTRELAQRLEPPDRDEARRFFATALALALVVGGLIAVVLGLVGAPLARLGFHLGGPAGDDLGLAFALAGAGWLCQCLFAVFLSLFTARQDYRRIASISITGTVVTTMSMLLLIPHAPRASTFLGCQALGFATNFLMAVAWSRHAIGDWLARPALDRSALRALVKLGGWQVAAQSGALFAGQADRYLLGALLQPQFVGFYSVAQRLEEAVYIGVLKVGEILFPFFSTLQKEDDDRKVDLLLRSSWILNVLSASALGGLIPVAGALLYRWTGAEVAAEAQLVLVVLAISGILGSCANVFAFYLLSQGRSSSNALISLVTGVFTLATSAVALPYFGWQAAGWSTCVGMVAQMVTTVLLLRRTFRLSAMWSRMLHFVLVPLGTGIAVALALRSQLGHTSFDHAPSWWYVVSLYGVSAGAIFVAAIAMSQLGPYRAVCWRDLRIIITRFLPFKAA; this comes from the coding sequence ATGGCGGTGAAGAAAGGTCCATCCCATCTGCTCGGCAACTCGGCATGGAACGCGACTGCCTTTGCGGTCGCGGTGCTGCTCAACCTCGCGATCCTGCCATTCGTGATTTTCCGCCTTGGCCTCGCCGCGTTCGGCGTTGCCGGCCTGGTGACAGCGTGTGTCGCGCCCGCGCTGATGTTCAGCAACGCGCTCGGCCTCTCCACGACGCGCGAGCTCGCGCAACGATTGGAACCGCCCGATCGCGACGAGGCGCGGCGATTTTTTGCGACCGCCCTTGCGCTCGCCCTCGTCGTGGGCGGCCTGATCGCGGTAGTGCTCGGCCTTGTGGGCGCGCCGCTCGCACGATTGGGATTTCACCTAGGTGGTCCGGCTGGCGACGACCTCGGGCTTGCCTTTGCATTGGCTGGCGCCGGCTGGCTGTGCCAGTGCCTGTTTGCGGTCTTCCTCTCGCTGTTCACGGCGCGCCAGGATTATCGGCGGATCGCGTCGATCAGCATCACAGGCACGGTGGTAACGACGATGTCGATGCTGCTGCTGATCCCGCATGCGCCGCGCGCCTCGACCTTCCTCGGCTGTCAGGCATTGGGCTTCGCAACGAATTTCCTGATGGCCGTCGCCTGGTCGCGGCACGCGATCGGTGACTGGCTGGCACGGCCGGCGCTTGATCGCAGCGCGCTGCGTGCACTGGTTAAGCTTGGCGGCTGGCAGGTTGCCGCGCAAAGCGGCGCGCTGTTCGCCGGCCAGGCGGACCGCTATCTGCTCGGCGCGCTGCTGCAGCCGCAATTCGTCGGCTTCTACAGTGTCGCGCAGCGGCTGGAGGAGGCGGTCTATATCGGTGTGCTGAAGGTCGGCGAGATCCTGTTCCCGTTCTTCAGCACGCTGCAGAAGGAGGATGACGATCGCAAGGTCGACCTGCTGCTTCGCTCGTCCTGGATTCTCAATGTGCTTTCCGCGAGCGCGCTCGGCGGCCTGATCCCGGTCGCAGGCGCACTGCTGTATCGATGGACCGGCGCCGAGGTGGCGGCCGAGGCGCAGCTGGTGCTGGTGGTGCTCGCGATCAGCGGGATATTGGGGTCCTGCGCCAACGTGTTTGCGTTCTATCTGCTGTCGCAGGGGCGCTCCAGTTCCAACGCGCTGATCTCGCTCGTCACCGGTGTCTTCACGCTGGCGACCAGCGCCGTCGCATTGCCGTATTTCGGCTGGCAGGCGGCCGGTTGGAGCACCTGCGTCGGGATGGTCGCGCAGATGGTCACCACGGTGCTGCTGTTGCGGCGGACCTTCAGGCTTTCAGCCATGTGGTCGCGGATGCTGCATTTCGTCCTCGTCCCGCTCGGCACCGGGATCGCCGTTGCGCTGGCGCTGCGCTCCCAGCTTGGCCACACCTCATTCGACCACGCGCCGTCATGGTGGTATGTGGTGTCGCTCTACGGCGTCTCGGCGGGGGCGATCTTCGTTGCCGCCATCGCCATGTCGCAGCTTGGTCCCTATCGTGCCGTCTGCTGGCGGGACCTCCGCATCATCATCACCCGTTTCTTGCCCTTCAAGGCCGCCTAG
- a CDS encoding CaiB/BaiF CoA transferase family protein — MPFPRASQALSRFTVLDLTRVRSGPTCVRQLADWGANVIKIDALLEDGGGEQPGGPRGGSDFQNLHRNKRAMTLNLKDPRGLEVFKRLAEQADVVVENFRPDVKAKLGIDYESIRKINPRIVYGSISGFGQDGPYHKRPGFDQIAQGMGGLMSVTGAPGEGPMRVGIPVADLTAGLFCALGILTALLERDVSGEGQWVQTSLLQAQIFMLDFQAARWLMEKEVAKQAGNNHPTSIPTGVFKTSDGYINIATTGGRIWERCAQAIGAPDLVTDPDYATAPARSKNRDALNARIDTLTQKKSTETWVQELNAAGVPCGPIYSIDQMFEDAQVKHLGMAQHVPNDENRHIQLVSQPVTLSRTPSRMAARPPEFGEQTEELLAEFGFDKDEIAELRQRKVV; from the coding sequence ATGCCCTTTCCCCGCGCATCCCAAGCCCTGTCCCGTTTCACCGTGCTGGATTTGACCCGGGTCCGATCTGGGCCGACCTGCGTGCGCCAGCTCGCCGACTGGGGTGCCAACGTCATCAAGATCGACGCGCTGCTCGAGGACGGCGGCGGCGAGCAGCCGGGCGGCCCCCGCGGCGGGTCCGACTTCCAGAACCTGCATCGCAACAAGCGCGCCATGACCTTGAACCTGAAAGACCCCAGGGGGCTCGAGGTGTTCAAGCGGCTGGCCGAACAGGCAGATGTCGTGGTCGAAAACTTCCGGCCGGACGTCAAGGCCAAGCTCGGTATCGACTATGAGAGCATCCGCAAGATCAATCCGCGGATCGTCTATGGCAGCATCTCCGGCTTCGGCCAGGACGGCCCCTATCACAAGCGCCCGGGGTTCGATCAGATCGCGCAGGGCATGGGCGGCCTGATGTCGGTGACCGGCGCGCCCGGCGAGGGGCCGATGCGGGTCGGCATTCCCGTGGCTGACCTCACCGCGGGCCTGTTCTGTGCGCTCGGCATCCTCACCGCGCTGCTGGAGCGCGATGTTTCCGGCGAAGGCCAATGGGTGCAGACCTCGCTGCTGCAGGCGCAGATCTTCATGCTGGATTTCCAGGCGGCGCGCTGGCTGATGGAAAAGGAAGTCGCCAAGCAGGCCGGCAACAACCATCCGACCTCGATCCCGACCGGCGTGTTCAAGACCTCCGACGGCTACATCAACATTGCCACCACCGGGGGCCGGATCTGGGAGCGCTGCGCGCAGGCGATCGGCGCGCCCGACCTGGTGACCGACCCCGATTACGCGACCGCACCGGCGCGCTCGAAGAATCGCGACGCGCTCAATGCGCGGATCGACACGCTGACCCAGAAGAAGTCGACCGAGACCTGGGTGCAGGAGCTGAACGCCGCCGGCGTGCCGTGCGGGCCGATCTATTCGATCGACCAGATGTTCGAGGATGCCCAGGTCAAGCACCTCGGCATGGCCCAGCACGTGCCCAATGACGAGAACCGGCATATCCAGCTGGTCAGCCAGCCGGTGACGCTGTCGCGGACGCCGAGCAGGATGGCGGCACGCCCGCCGGAATTCGGCGAGCAGACCGAGGAACTGCTGGCCGAATTCGGCTTCGACAAGGACGAGATCGCCGAGCTCCGGCAGCGCAAGGTCGTCTAG
- a CDS encoding tripartite tricarboxylate transporter permease, with protein MEAFGLLLHGFAVLLTWKTLLLMMVGLVLGIFVGVLPGLGGPNGVAILLPLTFTMDPTSAIVMLSCIYWGALFGGAITSILFNIPGEAWSVATTFDGYPMAQQGRAAEALTAAFTSSFIGSLVAVLLITFLAPMISSFALKFGPPEFFAVYLLTFCSFVGLGREAKHKTVISMSLGLLLAGVGMDTVSGQLRMTFGSAELLRGINFLVAVIGLFGISEILLTMEERLALRGHAAGISLRVVLSVWKDLPKYWVTLLRSSVIGCWLGITPGGAIAASFMGYNLAKRFAKDPESFGKGRIEGVFAPETAAHASGTSALLPMLALGIPGSGTAAILLGGLMVWGLNPGPLLFVEHKDFVWGLIASMYLGNVVGLVLVLTTVPIFASILRVPFAAVAPMIVVSCAIGAYAIQNAMFDIWLMLGFGVVGYVFKKIGIPLAPFTLALVLGNRAEDAFRLSMIGSGGDMKVFWSNGLVGTITTLAIVLLFWPVIDKAFVGLGRLLRPARA; from the coding sequence ATGGAAGCCTTCGGTCTGTTGCTGCACGGCTTTGCCGTCCTGCTGACGTGGAAGACGCTGCTGTTGATGATGGTCGGCCTCGTGCTCGGCATCTTCGTCGGCGTGCTGCCCGGGCTCGGCGGTCCCAACGGCGTCGCGATCCTGCTGCCGCTGACCTTCACGATGGATCCGACATCCGCCATCGTGATGCTGTCCTGCATCTACTGGGGCGCGCTGTTCGGCGGCGCCATCACCTCGATTCTGTTCAATATCCCCGGCGAGGCCTGGTCGGTCGCGACCACCTTCGACGGCTATCCGATGGCGCAGCAGGGCAGGGCGGCCGAAGCGCTGACGGCAGCGTTCACCTCGTCCTTCATTGGCTCGCTGGTCGCGGTGCTCCTGATCACCTTCCTGGCGCCGATGATCTCGTCGTTCGCGCTGAAGTTCGGCCCGCCGGAATTCTTCGCCGTCTACCTGCTGACGTTCTGCTCGTTCGTCGGCCTCGGCCGCGAGGCCAAGCACAAGACCGTGATCTCGATGTCGCTTGGGCTGCTGCTCGCCGGCGTCGGCATGGATACGGTGTCCGGGCAGCTGCGCATGACCTTCGGCTCGGCGGAATTACTTCGCGGCATCAACTTCCTCGTCGCGGTGATCGGCCTGTTCGGTATCAGCGAGATCCTGCTCACGATGGAGGAGCGCCTGGCGCTGCGTGGACACGCCGCCGGCATCAGCCTGCGCGTCGTGCTGTCGGTGTGGAAGGACCTGCCGAAATACTGGGTGACGCTGCTGCGCTCGTCGGTGATCGGCTGCTGGCTCGGGATCACGCCGGGCGGCGCGATCGCGGCGTCCTTCATGGGCTACAACCTCGCCAAGCGCTTCGCCAAGGATCCGGAAAGTTTCGGCAAGGGCCGCATCGAGGGCGTGTTCGCGCCGGAGACCGCCGCCCACGCCTCGGGCACCTCGGCGCTGTTGCCGATGCTCGCGCTCGGCATTCCCGGCTCGGGCACTGCTGCGATCCTGCTTGGCGGCCTGATGGTGTGGGGCCTCAACCCGGGCCCGCTGCTGTTCGTCGAGCACAAGGATTTCGTCTGGGGCCTGATCGCCTCGATGTATCTCGGCAACGTCGTCGGCCTGGTGCTGGTGCTGACCACCGTGCCGATCTTCGCCTCGATCCTGCGGGTGCCGTTCGCGGCCGTAGCCCCGATGATCGTGGTGTCCTGCGCGATCGGCGCGTATGCGATCCAGAACGCGATGTTCGACATCTGGCTGATGCTGGGCTTCGGTGTCGTCGGCTACGTCTTCAAGAAGATCGGCATTCCGCTGGCGCCATTCACCCTCGCATTGGTGCTGGGCAACCGCGCCGAGGACGCCTTCCGGCTCTCGATGATTGGTTCCGGCGGCGACATGAAGGTGTTCTGGTCGAACGGCCTCGTCGGCACCATCACGACGCTGGCGATCGTGCTGCTGTTCTGGCCGGTGATCGACAAGGCCTTCGTCGGTCTCGGGCGCCTGTTGCGGCCGGCGCGGGCGTAG
- a CDS encoding tripartite tricarboxylate transporter TctB family protein: MSNTDIEIVVDDPTAPEENSPAVVSTGVVDVVVSLLLLVLALVLGWDNWRTGASWDSTGPQPGYFPFYLSVILGGASLYGLGAAFLSRREAAETFVTRAQLRRVMAVFVPTLLFCLATQYLGLYVASFLLIATFMRLVGKIALWKSLLTAFVFTAAMFVTFDVAFDVIMPKGPLEAALGR; the protein is encoded by the coding sequence ATGTCCAATACCGATATTGAGATCGTCGTCGACGATCCGACCGCGCCTGAAGAGAACTCGCCTGCGGTCGTCAGCACCGGCGTGGTCGACGTCGTCGTCTCGCTGCTGTTGCTTGTGCTCGCTTTGGTGCTCGGCTGGGACAATTGGCGGACCGGCGCCTCGTGGGATTCGACCGGGCCGCAGCCGGGCTATTTTCCGTTCTATCTCTCGGTCATCCTCGGCGGCGCCAGCCTCTATGGCCTCGGCGCCGCCTTCCTCTCGCGCCGGGAGGCCGCCGAGACCTTCGTCACCCGCGCCCAGCTGCGCCGGGTGATGGCGGTGTTCGTGCCGACATTGCTGTTCTGCCTCGCCACCCAGTATCTCGGCCTCTATGTCGCGAGCTTTCTGCTGATCGCGACCTTCATGCGCCTGGTCGGCAAGATCGCGCTGTGGAAGTCGCTGTTGACCGCCTTCGTTTTCACCGCCGCGATGTTCGTGACTTTCGACGTCGCGTTCGACGTCATTATGCCGAAGGGGCCGCTCGAAGCGGCTCTCGGCCGCTAG